The proteins below are encoded in one region of SAR202 cluster bacterium:
- a CDS encoding phosphoribosylformylglycinamidine cyclo-ligase — MSSHPDAQTYKAAGVDLDAAVETKKRIKALASKTHGPQVLGGLSGFGGMYHLTGYKDPVLVSGTDGVGTKLKLAIAMKKYETIGQDVVNACVNDVVMTGAKPAYFLDYIALGKMKPEIIEGLVTGIVTACKANGCALVGGETAEMPGMYAEDDFDIAGFAVGVAERSELLDVSTVRPGDILLGVPSSGLHTNGFSLVRHILGLDKDPSPLFEYVPELGRMLGEALLEPHRPYYPVIAPVLKHIKSVAHITGGGLYKNMPRSIPDGVTASFDRGAWPVLPIFTALQERGNVEWSEMYRVFNMGIGLVIVCDRENAASVRSLIPEALVVGEVTRQQGDRRVTLM, encoded by the coding sequence ATGTCATCCCACCCGGACGCACAGACATACAAGGCCGCCGGCGTCGACCTGGACGCTGCGGTTGAGACCAAGAAGCGCATCAAGGCGCTCGCCTCGAAGACACACGGGCCGCAGGTCCTCGGCGGCCTGAGCGGCTTCGGCGGAATGTACCACCTCACAGGATACAAGGACCCCGTCCTGGTCTCCGGCACCGACGGCGTGGGCACCAAGCTCAAGCTCGCCATTGCGATGAAGAAGTACGAGACCATCGGCCAGGACGTTGTTAACGCCTGCGTCAATGACGTGGTCATGACCGGCGCAAAGCCCGCTTATTTCCTGGACTACATAGCCCTCGGCAAGATGAAGCCCGAGATCATTGAGGGGCTTGTCACCGGCATCGTTACGGCGTGCAAGGCCAACGGCTGCGCGCTCGTTGGCGGTGAGACAGCCGAAATGCCCGGCATGTACGCTGAAGATGATTTCGACATCGCGGGCTTCGCCGTGGGCGTCGCGGAGCGCAGCGAGCTCCTGGATGTTTCTACCGTCAGGCCTGGCGATATCCTCCTCGGAGTGCCTTCCAGCGGCCTGCACACCAACGGCTTCTCCCTCGTTCGCCATATCCTCGGCCTGGACAAGGACCCGTCTCCCCTCTTCGAATACGTGCCGGAGCTGGGCCGCATGCTTGGCGAGGCCCTCCTGGAGCCGCACAGGCCGTACTACCCCGTGATCGCTCCCGTGCTCAAGCACATCAAGAGCGTGGCCCACATCACCGGCGGCGGCCTTTACAAGAACATGCCCCGCTCCATCCCGGACGGCGTCACGGCTTCTTTTGACAGGGGCGCGTGGCCCGTTCTGCCAATATTTACCGCGCTCCAGGAGCGCGGCAACGTTGAGTGGTCGGAGATGTACCGGGTCTTCAACATGGGCATCGGCCTGGTGATCGTTTGCGACCGCGAAAACGCAGCGTCCGTCAGGTCGCTCATCCCCGAGGCACTGGTTGTAGGAGAGGTGACGCGGCAGCAGGGCGACAGGCGCGTGACCCTGATGTAG